From Brassica oleracea var. oleracea cultivar TO1000 chromosome C3, BOL, whole genome shotgun sequence, a single genomic window includes:
- the LOC106336483 gene encoding probable serine/threonine-protein kinase NAK gives MGACFSNRIKTDIASSTWLSSRFLSRDGSKGSSSTSFSHVPRTEGEILQNANLKSFTLSELKSATRSFRLDSMVGEGGFGRVFKGWIDETSLAPCKPGTGLVIAVKKLNQEGLQGHREWLAEINYLGQLNHPNLVKLIGYCLDEEQRLLVYEFMPRGSLENHLFRRGTFYQPLPWNTRVRMALGAARGLAFLHNAQPQVIYRDVKASNILLDSNYRAKLSDFGLARDGPMGDKSHVSTRIMGTQGYAAPEYLTTGHLSAKNDVYSFGVVLLELLSGRRAIDRNQPVGEHNLVDWAKPYLVNKRRLLRVMDPRLQGQYSLTRASKIALLALDCISIDAKSRPDMKDIVKTLEELHVQKETPKEEEQNLQPSSDNNNNNKSPQAVNYPRPSIM, from the exons ATGGGAGCTTGTTTCAGCAATCGGATCAAAACAGATATTGCTTCCAGCACAT GGCTAAGTTCGAGATTCTTGAGTAGAGATGGGAGCAAGGGGTCATCGAGCACTTCTTTCTCTCACGTGCCTCGAACAGAAGGCGAGATCTTGCAAAATGCTAATCTCAAGAGCTTTACCCTCAGTGAACTCAAGTCAGCAACGAGGAGCTTCCGCCTTGATAGTATGGTTGGTGAAGGTGGCTTTGGTCGCGTTTTCAAAGGATGGATCGATGAGACTTCCTTGGCTCCTTGTAAACCAGGGACTGGACTCGTCATTGCAGTGAAAAAACTCAACCAAGAAGGGCTTCAAGGTCACCGAGAATGGCTG GCTGAGATCAACTATTTAGGTCAGCTGAATCATCCTAACCTTGTGAAACTGATTGGGTACTGCTTGGATGAAGAGCAGAGGCTGCTTGTTTATGAGTTCATGCCTCGTGGGAGTCTTGAGAATCACTTATTCAGAA GAGGAACATTCTATCAGCCACTTCCATGGAACACAAGGGTTAGAATGGCTCTTGGTGCAGCTAGAGGACTCGCTTTTCTTCACAATGCTCAGCCACAGGTTATATACCGAGACGTCAAAGCATCCAACATCTTGCTAGATTCG AACTACAGGGCAAAGCTTTCGGACTTCGGCTTGGCTAGAGATGGTCCAATGGGTGACAAGAGCCATGTCTCTACCAGAATCATGGGAACTCAAGGATACGCTGCTCCAGAATATCTAACCACTG GTCATTTATCGGCAAAGAATGATGTGTACAGTTTTGGGGTGGTGTTACTGGAGTTGTTATCAGGAAGACGAGCAATCGACAGGAACCAACCGGTGGGAGAACACAATCTAGTTGACTGGGCGAAGCCTTACCTAGTAAACAAAAGAAGGCTTCTTCGAGTGATGGATCCTCGTCTCCAAGGTCAATACTCGCTAACCCGAGCTTCAAAGATTGCACTTCTTGCACTCGATTGCATATCAATAGATGCCAAGAGTAGACCGGACATGAAGGATATCGTCAAGACGCTGGAAGAACTTCATGTCCAGAAGGAAACACCAAAAGAGGAGGAGCAGAATCTTCAACCCAGCAGTGATAACAACAACAACAACAAATCTCCGCAAGCTGTGAACTATCCTAGGCCTTCAATCATGTAA